A genomic stretch from Lathyrus oleraceus cultivar Zhongwan6 chromosome 2, CAAS_Psat_ZW6_1.0, whole genome shotgun sequence includes:
- the LOC127120250 gene encoding uncharacterized protein LOC127120250 isoform X3 → MALALSLRYRRVKEISRWFLQPLLYYSGGCYQQYGKGLSSVPFSPQPIANGTLLRGFHQHRFSTLADLSHEHAPEVDLLSFIKSSLDELEGTHHYWLNRSVKNKQFFGIDGIHGTFLVLAASNFECGIMFQKLKAIQERFPHITVMGFKLSNSSDRENLIQLLLTENATFPILLSHGTFPQIKNGACYILFENFKSPMTCYAKDVSLEILYQAIQGLQKQPSDDSKLLNVLRSTSWKQDIITKDQYICSPLQNLLLFYPGCVSADESANRLFISDCNHHRIIVCDGDAKIIDCIGSTPGFEDGDFESAKLRRPAGSYYNASEDCLYFLDSENHAIRRADMKARLVQTLYPTSTVKKGGIWNRIMSKLGLESSVETNDEEKPEVFDSKSLYFPWHLLKSDDDTLYIIDRRFQTLWTMDLGSGKVDGVFEGSPNIVEKCGQLIRQNLSILDKIPSDQFQQKTNNVCVLDGLPHSVLLSSSTALQNHMFICDKVRQRILKIDIESGVSLDFQLSNLGLLGFPYWLNSPPEMFYAGGNGLSDTAIDHLEHFDLLPGKIDIQLSVDVPPEFELVEPLQESCIWRQARGSATEISGMDDPQSIEKVGVAQQWYADLDYLATLKPKPEMTEDDNNPAENIVVEEDGKICITSTVLTSPGTSEVVIFAVLYCKLRKIPNSNGGNQEKYAARILDFLSSKRSGKRERDSWNTFLLQSKGDLRDLIFTKLVHVRVRLNCFDHLKTDNEKDFILTDSSIKVNVLLK, encoded by the exons atggcTCTGGCTCTGTCTCTGAGGTATCGTCGTGTTAAAGAAATTTCAAGGTGGTTTCTACAACCACTTCTCTACTACTCAG GTGGTTGTTATCAGCAATATGGAAAAGGTTTAAGCTCAGTGCCATTTTCTCCTCAACCAATTGCTAATGGGACTTTACTGAGAGGGTTTCATCAACATAG GTTCTCAACATTGGCTGATCTATCACATGAACATGCTCCTGAAGTTGATCTTTTGTCTTTCATAAAATCTTCTTTGGATGAACTTGAAG GCACCCATCATTATTGGTTAAACAGATCTGTTAAAAATAAACAATTTTTTGGTATTGATGGAATTCATGGAACTTTTTTGGTTCTTGCTGCAAGCAATTTCGAATGTGGCATTATGTTTCAAAAGTTGAAGGCGATTCAGGAAAG GTTTCCTCATATCACTGTTATGGGCTTTAAGCTAAGTAATTCTTCTGATCGTGAGAACCTAATACAATTACTGCTGACAGAAAATGCCACATTCCCTATTTTGTTGTCTCATGGGACATTTCCTCAG ATAAAGAATGGGGCATGCTACAtattatttgaaaattttaagagCCCAATGACTTGTTATGCGAAGGACGTCAGTCTTGAAATTCTATATCAAG CTATTCAAGGGTTACAGAAGCAACCAAGTGATGATTCTAAGTTGCTCAATGTCTTGAGATCTACATCTTGGAAGCAAGATATTATCACTAAGGATCAGTATATTTGTTCACCTCTACAGAATTTACTTCTATTTTACCCAG GCTGCGTCTCTGCAGATGAAAGCGCTAACCGCCTCTTCATTTCTGATTGCAATCATCATAGGATTATTGTATGCGATGGCGATGCGAAGATTATCGACTGT ATTGGCTCTACCCCAGGATTTGAGGATGGTGATTTTGAATCTGCTAAATTAAGACGTCCGGCTGGTTCATATTACAATGCTAGTGAGGATTGCTTATATTTTTTGGATTCAGAG AACCATGCTATTAGGAGGGCAGACATGAAAGCACGTTTAGTGCAAACTCTTTATCCGACAAGCACAGTTAAAAAAGGAGGCATATGGAACAGGATCATGAGTAAGCTTGGTCTAGAAAGCAGTGTGGAGACCAATGATGAGGAAAAACCTGAAGTATTTGATTCTAAATCATTATATTTCCCATGGCATCTATTGAAATCAGATGACGACACTCTCTATATTATAGACCGCCG GTTTCAAACTTTATGGACCATGGATTTAGGTTCAGGAAAAGTAGACGGAGTTTTTGAAG GTTCTCCTAATATTGTTGAGAAATGCGGTCAGCTGATCAGACAAAATTTATCCATCTTAGATAAAATTCCCTCTGACCAGTTTCAACAGAAAACTAATAATGTGTGTGTGCTTGATGGCCTCCCACATTCTGTTCTTTTATCTTCGTCGACAGCCTTGCAGAATCACATGTTCATTTGTGATAAGG TTCGACAGAGGATTCTGAAGATCGATATTGAATCCGGGGTCTCTTTGGACTTCCAGTTATCTAATTTAGGGTTACTTGGATTTCCTTATTGGTTGAATTCCCCTCCGGAAATGTTTTATGCAGG TGGAAATGGACTTTCAGATACCGCAATTGATCATCTGGAACATTTTGATTTGCTACCAG GCAAGATTGACATACAGTTGAGTGTGGATGTTCCTCCGGAGTTTGAGCTTGTAGAGCCATTACAAGAATCCTGTATATGGCGCCAAGCAAGAGGTTCAGCTACTGAAATCTCTGGAATGGATGATCCACAATCCATAGAGAAG GTTGGGGTTGCACAACAGTGGTACGCAGACTTGGACTATCTTGCAACTCTAAAACCCAAACCTGAAATGACTGAAGATGATAATAACCCGGCTGAAAATATCGTTGTGGAAGAAGATGGGAAAATTTGCATTACTAGTACTGTCCTCACTAGCCCCGGAACAAGCGAG GTTGTTATTTTTGCTGTACTGTATTGTAAACTTAGAAAAATTCCAAACTCAAATGGTGGTAACCAAGAGAAATATGCAGCAAGGATTCTTGATTTTTTGAGCTCTAAGAGATCTGGtaaaagagagagagattcaTGGAATACATTTCTATTGCAATCTAAAGGAGATTTAAGAGATCTTATTTTCACAAAACTGGTACACGTCAGAGTAAGATTAAATTGTTTTGATCATCTTAAGACTGATAATGAAAAGGATTTCATCTTAACAGATTCCTCAATTAAAGTGAATGTGTTGCTCAAGTGA
- the LOC127120250 gene encoding uncharacterized protein LOC127120250 isoform X4, producing MAGKPAMSADIYHCVIFRFSTLADLSHEHAPEVDLLSFIKSSLDELEVSGTHHYWLNRSVKNKQFFGIDGIHGTFLVLAASNFECGIMFQKLKAIQERFPHITVMGFKLSNSSDRENLIQLLLTENATFPILLSHGTFPQIKNGACYILFENFKSPMTCYAKDVSLEILYQAIQGLQKQPSDDSKLLNVLRSTSWKQDIITKDQYICSPLQNLLLFYPGCVSADESANRLFISDCNHHRIIVCDGDAKIIDCIGSTPGFEDGDFESAKLRRPAGSYYNASEDCLYFLDSENHAIRRADMKARLVQTLYPTSTVKKGGIWNRIMSKLGLESSVETNDEEKPEVFDSKSLYFPWHLLKSDDDTLYIIDRRFQTLWTMDLGSGKVDGVFEGSPNIVEKCGQLIRQNLSILDKIPSDQFQQKTNNVCVLDGLPHSVLLSSSTALQNHMFICDKVRQRILKIDIESGVSLDFQLSNLGLLGFPYWLNSPPEMFYAGGNGLSDTAIDHLEHFDLLPGKIDIQLSVDVPPEFELVEPLQESCIWRQARGSATEISGMDDPQSIEKVGVAQQWYADLDYLATLKPKPEMTEDDNNPAENIVVEEDGKICITSTVLTSPGTSEVVIFAVLYCKLRKIPNSNGGNQEKYAARILDFLSSKRSGKRERDSWNTFLLQSKGDLRDLIFTKLVHVRVRLNCFDHLKTDNEKDFILTDSSIKVNVLLK from the exons ATGGCGGGAAAACCCGCAATGTCGGCTGATATTTACCATTGCG TCATATTCAGGTTCTCAACATTGGCTGATCTATCACATGAACATGCTCCTGAAGTTGATCTTTTGTCTTTCATAAAATCTTCTTTGGATGAACTTGAAG TTTCAGGCACCCATCATTATTGGTTAAACAGATCTGTTAAAAATAAACAATTTTTTGGTATTGATGGAATTCATGGAACTTTTTTGGTTCTTGCTGCAAGCAATTTCGAATGTGGCATTATGTTTCAAAAGTTGAAGGCGATTCAGGAAAG GTTTCCTCATATCACTGTTATGGGCTTTAAGCTAAGTAATTCTTCTGATCGTGAGAACCTAATACAATTACTGCTGACAGAAAATGCCACATTCCCTATTTTGTTGTCTCATGGGACATTTCCTCAG ATAAAGAATGGGGCATGCTACAtattatttgaaaattttaagagCCCAATGACTTGTTATGCGAAGGACGTCAGTCTTGAAATTCTATATCAAG CTATTCAAGGGTTACAGAAGCAACCAAGTGATGATTCTAAGTTGCTCAATGTCTTGAGATCTACATCTTGGAAGCAAGATATTATCACTAAGGATCAGTATATTTGTTCACCTCTACAGAATTTACTTCTATTTTACCCAG GCTGCGTCTCTGCAGATGAAAGCGCTAACCGCCTCTTCATTTCTGATTGCAATCATCATAGGATTATTGTATGCGATGGCGATGCGAAGATTATCGACTGT ATTGGCTCTACCCCAGGATTTGAGGATGGTGATTTTGAATCTGCTAAATTAAGACGTCCGGCTGGTTCATATTACAATGCTAGTGAGGATTGCTTATATTTTTTGGATTCAGAG AACCATGCTATTAGGAGGGCAGACATGAAAGCACGTTTAGTGCAAACTCTTTATCCGACAAGCACAGTTAAAAAAGGAGGCATATGGAACAGGATCATGAGTAAGCTTGGTCTAGAAAGCAGTGTGGAGACCAATGATGAGGAAAAACCTGAAGTATTTGATTCTAAATCATTATATTTCCCATGGCATCTATTGAAATCAGATGACGACACTCTCTATATTATAGACCGCCG GTTTCAAACTTTATGGACCATGGATTTAGGTTCAGGAAAAGTAGACGGAGTTTTTGAAG GTTCTCCTAATATTGTTGAGAAATGCGGTCAGCTGATCAGACAAAATTTATCCATCTTAGATAAAATTCCCTCTGACCAGTTTCAACAGAAAACTAATAATGTGTGTGTGCTTGATGGCCTCCCACATTCTGTTCTTTTATCTTCGTCGACAGCCTTGCAGAATCACATGTTCATTTGTGATAAGG TTCGACAGAGGATTCTGAAGATCGATATTGAATCCGGGGTCTCTTTGGACTTCCAGTTATCTAATTTAGGGTTACTTGGATTTCCTTATTGGTTGAATTCCCCTCCGGAAATGTTTTATGCAGG TGGAAATGGACTTTCAGATACCGCAATTGATCATCTGGAACATTTTGATTTGCTACCAG GCAAGATTGACATACAGTTGAGTGTGGATGTTCCTCCGGAGTTTGAGCTTGTAGAGCCATTACAAGAATCCTGTATATGGCGCCAAGCAAGAGGTTCAGCTACTGAAATCTCTGGAATGGATGATCCACAATCCATAGAGAAG GTTGGGGTTGCACAACAGTGGTACGCAGACTTGGACTATCTTGCAACTCTAAAACCCAAACCTGAAATGACTGAAGATGATAATAACCCGGCTGAAAATATCGTTGTGGAAGAAGATGGGAAAATTTGCATTACTAGTACTGTCCTCACTAGCCCCGGAACAAGCGAG GTTGTTATTTTTGCTGTACTGTATTGTAAACTTAGAAAAATTCCAAACTCAAATGGTGGTAACCAAGAGAAATATGCAGCAAGGATTCTTGATTTTTTGAGCTCTAAGAGATCTGGtaaaagagagagagattcaTGGAATACATTTCTATTGCAATCTAAAGGAGATTTAAGAGATCTTATTTTCACAAAACTGGTACACGTCAGAGTAAGATTAAATTGTTTTGATCATCTTAAGACTGATAATGAAAAGGATTTCATCTTAACAGATTCCTCAATTAAAGTGAATGTGTTGCTCAAGTGA
- the LOC127120250 gene encoding uncharacterized protein LOC127120250 isoform X5, translating into MAGKPAMSADIYHCVIFRFSTLADLSHEHAPEVDLLSFIKSSLDELEGTHHYWLNRSVKNKQFFGIDGIHGTFLVLAASNFECGIMFQKLKAIQERFPHITVMGFKLSNSSDRENLIQLLLTENATFPILLSHGTFPQIKNGACYILFENFKSPMTCYAKDVSLEILYQAIQGLQKQPSDDSKLLNVLRSTSWKQDIITKDQYICSPLQNLLLFYPGCVSADESANRLFISDCNHHRIIVCDGDAKIIDCIGSTPGFEDGDFESAKLRRPAGSYYNASEDCLYFLDSENHAIRRADMKARLVQTLYPTSTVKKGGIWNRIMSKLGLESSVETNDEEKPEVFDSKSLYFPWHLLKSDDDTLYIIDRRFQTLWTMDLGSGKVDGVFEGSPNIVEKCGQLIRQNLSILDKIPSDQFQQKTNNVCVLDGLPHSVLLSSSTALQNHMFICDKVRQRILKIDIESGVSLDFQLSNLGLLGFPYWLNSPPEMFYAGGNGLSDTAIDHLEHFDLLPGKIDIQLSVDVPPEFELVEPLQESCIWRQARGSATEISGMDDPQSIEKVGVAQQWYADLDYLATLKPKPEMTEDDNNPAENIVVEEDGKICITSTVLTSPGTSEVVIFAVLYCKLRKIPNSNGGNQEKYAARILDFLSSKRSGKRERDSWNTFLLQSKGDLRDLIFTKLVHVRVRLNCFDHLKTDNEKDFILTDSSIKVNVLLK; encoded by the exons ATGGCGGGAAAACCCGCAATGTCGGCTGATATTTACCATTGCG TCATATTCAGGTTCTCAACATTGGCTGATCTATCACATGAACATGCTCCTGAAGTTGATCTTTTGTCTTTCATAAAATCTTCTTTGGATGAACTTGAAG GCACCCATCATTATTGGTTAAACAGATCTGTTAAAAATAAACAATTTTTTGGTATTGATGGAATTCATGGAACTTTTTTGGTTCTTGCTGCAAGCAATTTCGAATGTGGCATTATGTTTCAAAAGTTGAAGGCGATTCAGGAAAG GTTTCCTCATATCACTGTTATGGGCTTTAAGCTAAGTAATTCTTCTGATCGTGAGAACCTAATACAATTACTGCTGACAGAAAATGCCACATTCCCTATTTTGTTGTCTCATGGGACATTTCCTCAG ATAAAGAATGGGGCATGCTACAtattatttgaaaattttaagagCCCAATGACTTGTTATGCGAAGGACGTCAGTCTTGAAATTCTATATCAAG CTATTCAAGGGTTACAGAAGCAACCAAGTGATGATTCTAAGTTGCTCAATGTCTTGAGATCTACATCTTGGAAGCAAGATATTATCACTAAGGATCAGTATATTTGTTCACCTCTACAGAATTTACTTCTATTTTACCCAG GCTGCGTCTCTGCAGATGAAAGCGCTAACCGCCTCTTCATTTCTGATTGCAATCATCATAGGATTATTGTATGCGATGGCGATGCGAAGATTATCGACTGT ATTGGCTCTACCCCAGGATTTGAGGATGGTGATTTTGAATCTGCTAAATTAAGACGTCCGGCTGGTTCATATTACAATGCTAGTGAGGATTGCTTATATTTTTTGGATTCAGAG AACCATGCTATTAGGAGGGCAGACATGAAAGCACGTTTAGTGCAAACTCTTTATCCGACAAGCACAGTTAAAAAAGGAGGCATATGGAACAGGATCATGAGTAAGCTTGGTCTAGAAAGCAGTGTGGAGACCAATGATGAGGAAAAACCTGAAGTATTTGATTCTAAATCATTATATTTCCCATGGCATCTATTGAAATCAGATGACGACACTCTCTATATTATAGACCGCCG GTTTCAAACTTTATGGACCATGGATTTAGGTTCAGGAAAAGTAGACGGAGTTTTTGAAG GTTCTCCTAATATTGTTGAGAAATGCGGTCAGCTGATCAGACAAAATTTATCCATCTTAGATAAAATTCCCTCTGACCAGTTTCAACAGAAAACTAATAATGTGTGTGTGCTTGATGGCCTCCCACATTCTGTTCTTTTATCTTCGTCGACAGCCTTGCAGAATCACATGTTCATTTGTGATAAGG TTCGACAGAGGATTCTGAAGATCGATATTGAATCCGGGGTCTCTTTGGACTTCCAGTTATCTAATTTAGGGTTACTTGGATTTCCTTATTGGTTGAATTCCCCTCCGGAAATGTTTTATGCAGG TGGAAATGGACTTTCAGATACCGCAATTGATCATCTGGAACATTTTGATTTGCTACCAG GCAAGATTGACATACAGTTGAGTGTGGATGTTCCTCCGGAGTTTGAGCTTGTAGAGCCATTACAAGAATCCTGTATATGGCGCCAAGCAAGAGGTTCAGCTACTGAAATCTCTGGAATGGATGATCCACAATCCATAGAGAAG GTTGGGGTTGCACAACAGTGGTACGCAGACTTGGACTATCTTGCAACTCTAAAACCCAAACCTGAAATGACTGAAGATGATAATAACCCGGCTGAAAATATCGTTGTGGAAGAAGATGGGAAAATTTGCATTACTAGTACTGTCCTCACTAGCCCCGGAACAAGCGAG GTTGTTATTTTTGCTGTACTGTATTGTAAACTTAGAAAAATTCCAAACTCAAATGGTGGTAACCAAGAGAAATATGCAGCAAGGATTCTTGATTTTTTGAGCTCTAAGAGATCTGGtaaaagagagagagattcaTGGAATACATTTCTATTGCAATCTAAAGGAGATTTAAGAGATCTTATTTTCACAAAACTGGTACACGTCAGAGTAAGATTAAATTGTTTTGATCATCTTAAGACTGATAATGAAAAGGATTTCATCTTAACAGATTCCTCAATTAAAGTGAATGTGTTGCTCAAGTGA
- the LOC127120250 gene encoding uncharacterized protein LOC127120250 isoform X1: MALALSLRYRRVKEISRWFLQPLLYYSGGCYQQYGKGLSSVPFSPQPIANGTLLRGFHQHRFSTLADLSHEHAPEVDLLSFIKSSLDELEGTHHYWLNRSVKNKQFFGIDGIHGTFLVLAASNFECGIMFQKLKAIQERYMKVIISIPPKHDTISDGLFIMIVKYFGCRFPHITVMGFKLSNSSDRENLIQLLLTENATFPILLSHGTFPQIKNGACYILFENFKSPMTCYAKDVSLEILYQAIQGLQKQPSDDSKLLNVLRSTSWKQDIITKDQYICSPLQNLLLFYPGCVSADESANRLFISDCNHHRIIVCDGDAKIIDCIGSTPGFEDGDFESAKLRRPAGSYYNASEDCLYFLDSENHAIRRADMKARLVQTLYPTSTVKKGGIWNRIMSKLGLESSVETNDEEKPEVFDSKSLYFPWHLLKSDDDTLYIIDRRFQTLWTMDLGSGKVDGVFEGSPNIVEKCGQLIRQNLSILDKIPSDQFQQKTNNVCVLDGLPHSVLLSSSTALQNHMFICDKVRQRILKIDIESGVSLDFQLSNLGLLGFPYWLNSPPEMFYAGGNGLSDTAIDHLEHFDLLPGKIDIQLSVDVPPEFELVEPLQESCIWRQARGSATEISGMDDPQSIEKVGVAQQWYADLDYLATLKPKPEMTEDDNNPAENIVVEEDGKICITSTVLTSPGTSEVVIFAVLYCKLRKIPNSNGGNQEKYAARILDFLSSKRSGKRERDSWNTFLLQSKGDLRDLIFTKLVHVRVRLNCFDHLKTDNEKDFILTDSSIKVNVLLK, encoded by the exons atggcTCTGGCTCTGTCTCTGAGGTATCGTCGTGTTAAAGAAATTTCAAGGTGGTTTCTACAACCACTTCTCTACTACTCAG GTGGTTGTTATCAGCAATATGGAAAAGGTTTAAGCTCAGTGCCATTTTCTCCTCAACCAATTGCTAATGGGACTTTACTGAGAGGGTTTCATCAACATAG GTTCTCAACATTGGCTGATCTATCACATGAACATGCTCCTGAAGTTGATCTTTTGTCTTTCATAAAATCTTCTTTGGATGAACTTGAAG GCACCCATCATTATTGGTTAAACAGATCTGTTAAAAATAAACAATTTTTTGGTATTGATGGAATTCATGGAACTTTTTTGGTTCTTGCTGCAAGCAATTTCGAATGTGGCATTATGTTTCAAAAGTTGAAGGCGATTCAGGAAAGGTATATGAAGGTTATTATTTCCATTCCTCCTAAACATGATACAATTAGTGATGGACTTTTCATAATGATAGTAAAATATTTTGGTTGCAGGTTTCCTCATATCACTGTTATGGGCTTTAAGCTAAGTAATTCTTCTGATCGTGAGAACCTAATACAATTACTGCTGACAGAAAATGCCACATTCCCTATTTTGTTGTCTCATGGGACATTTCCTCAG ATAAAGAATGGGGCATGCTACAtattatttgaaaattttaagagCCCAATGACTTGTTATGCGAAGGACGTCAGTCTTGAAATTCTATATCAAG CTATTCAAGGGTTACAGAAGCAACCAAGTGATGATTCTAAGTTGCTCAATGTCTTGAGATCTACATCTTGGAAGCAAGATATTATCACTAAGGATCAGTATATTTGTTCACCTCTACAGAATTTACTTCTATTTTACCCAG GCTGCGTCTCTGCAGATGAAAGCGCTAACCGCCTCTTCATTTCTGATTGCAATCATCATAGGATTATTGTATGCGATGGCGATGCGAAGATTATCGACTGT ATTGGCTCTACCCCAGGATTTGAGGATGGTGATTTTGAATCTGCTAAATTAAGACGTCCGGCTGGTTCATATTACAATGCTAGTGAGGATTGCTTATATTTTTTGGATTCAGAG AACCATGCTATTAGGAGGGCAGACATGAAAGCACGTTTAGTGCAAACTCTTTATCCGACAAGCACAGTTAAAAAAGGAGGCATATGGAACAGGATCATGAGTAAGCTTGGTCTAGAAAGCAGTGTGGAGACCAATGATGAGGAAAAACCTGAAGTATTTGATTCTAAATCATTATATTTCCCATGGCATCTATTGAAATCAGATGACGACACTCTCTATATTATAGACCGCCG GTTTCAAACTTTATGGACCATGGATTTAGGTTCAGGAAAAGTAGACGGAGTTTTTGAAG GTTCTCCTAATATTGTTGAGAAATGCGGTCAGCTGATCAGACAAAATTTATCCATCTTAGATAAAATTCCCTCTGACCAGTTTCAACAGAAAACTAATAATGTGTGTGTGCTTGATGGCCTCCCACATTCTGTTCTTTTATCTTCGTCGACAGCCTTGCAGAATCACATGTTCATTTGTGATAAGG TTCGACAGAGGATTCTGAAGATCGATATTGAATCCGGGGTCTCTTTGGACTTCCAGTTATCTAATTTAGGGTTACTTGGATTTCCTTATTGGTTGAATTCCCCTCCGGAAATGTTTTATGCAGG TGGAAATGGACTTTCAGATACCGCAATTGATCATCTGGAACATTTTGATTTGCTACCAG GCAAGATTGACATACAGTTGAGTGTGGATGTTCCTCCGGAGTTTGAGCTTGTAGAGCCATTACAAGAATCCTGTATATGGCGCCAAGCAAGAGGTTCAGCTACTGAAATCTCTGGAATGGATGATCCACAATCCATAGAGAAG GTTGGGGTTGCACAACAGTGGTACGCAGACTTGGACTATCTTGCAACTCTAAAACCCAAACCTGAAATGACTGAAGATGATAATAACCCGGCTGAAAATATCGTTGTGGAAGAAGATGGGAAAATTTGCATTACTAGTACTGTCCTCACTAGCCCCGGAACAAGCGAG GTTGTTATTTTTGCTGTACTGTATTGTAAACTTAGAAAAATTCCAAACTCAAATGGTGGTAACCAAGAGAAATATGCAGCAAGGATTCTTGATTTTTTGAGCTCTAAGAGATCTGGtaaaagagagagagattcaTGGAATACATTTCTATTGCAATCTAAAGGAGATTTAAGAGATCTTATTTTCACAAAACTGGTACACGTCAGAGTAAGATTAAATTGTTTTGATCATCTTAAGACTGATAATGAAAAGGATTTCATCTTAACAGATTCCTCAATTAAAGTGAATGTGTTGCTCAAGTGA